One window of the Torulaspora delbrueckii CBS 1146 chromosome 6, complete genome genome contains the following:
- the ACS2 gene encoding acetate--CoA ligase ACS2 (similar to Saccharomyces cerevisiae ACS2 (YLR153C); ancestral locus Anc_8.367) codes for MTVKEHKVVHEAHNVEARQAPKHFYDSQPGAGYVTDMAHYRQMYDQSINDPETFFGEKGREFLDWDRPFTKVKSGSLEKGDVAWFLNGELNAAYNCVDRHAFANPSKPALIYEADDEKDNRVITFGELLRQVSEVAGVLKSWGVKKGDTVAVYLPMIPEAVVAMLAVARLGAIHSVVFAGFSAGSLKDRVVDAGSKVVITCDEGKRGGKTVHTKKIVDEGLNGVDQVAKILVFQRTGTEGIPMRAGRDHWWHEEAAKHRGYLPPVPCNAEDPLFLLYTSGSTGSPKGVVHTTGGYLLGAALTTRYVFDIHPEDVLFTAGDVGWITGHTYALYGPLVLGTATIIFESTPAYPDYGRYWRIIERHRATHFYVAPTALRLIKRVGEAEIAKYDTSSLRVLGSVGEPIAPELWEWYHDKIGNKNCVICDTMWQTESGSHLIAPLAGAVPTKPGSATVPFFGVDACIIDPVTGIEIQGNDVEGVLAVKSSWPSMARSVWENHHRYIDTYLKPYPGYYFTGDGAGRDHDGYYWIRGRVDDVVNVSGHRLSTAEIESSLVNHENVSEAAVVGISDELTGQAVIAFVSLKDGYVQENVADCDADHITPQNIRRELILQVRGEIGPFAAPKTIILVRDLPKTRSGKIMRRVLRKIASNEAEQLGDMSTLANANVVPAIISATENLIFC; via the coding sequence ATGACTGTGAAAGAACATAAGGTGGTTCATGAAGCCCATAATGTGGAGGCTCGTCAGGCCCCTAAACATTTTTATGATAGCCAACCTGGTGCTGGTTATGTGACTGATATGGCCCATTATCGTCAGATGTACGACCAGTCGATCAATGACCCTGAGACtttctttggtgaaaaggGTAGAGAGTTCTTGGACTGGGACAGACCATTTACTAAAGTTAAATCTGGATCTTTGGAAAAGGGAGATGTTGCATGGTTCTTGAATGGTGAATTGAATGCTGCTTATAACTGTGTTGATAGACATGCGTTTGCCAACCCATCGAAACCAGCATTGATCTACgaagctgatgatgagaaagataACAGGGTTATTACTTTCGGTGAATTGTTGAGACAGGTTTCTGAGGTGGCAGGTGTCCTGAAGAGCTGGGGTGTTAAAAAGGGTGATACCGTGGCAGTCTATTTGCCAATGATTCCAGAAGCCGTTGTTGCTATGTTGGCTGTAGCTCGTTTAGGTGCTATTCACTCTGTTGTCTTTGCTGGTTTCTCTGCaggttctttgaaagatcgTGTGGTTGATGCTGGCTCCAAGGTCGTTATTACCTGTGATGAAGGTAAGAGAGGAGGTAAGACTGTTCAcacaaagaagattgtgGATGAAGGTTTGAACGGTGTCGATCAGGTCGCTAAGATCTtggttttccaaagaacTGGTACTGAAGGTATTCCAATGAGAGCTGGCAGAGATCACTGGTGGcatgaagaagctgcaaaGCACAGAGGGTATTTACCTCCAGTGCCTTGTAACGCTGAAGATCCATTGTTCTTGCTGTACACTTCCGGTTCTACTGGTTCTCCAAAAGGTGTGGTTCACACCACTGGTGGTTACTTGCTAGGCGCTGCTTTGACCACTAGATACGTTTTCGATATTCACCCAGAAGACGTCCTATTCACCGCTGGTGACGTTGGTTGGATTACTGGTCACACTTACGCACTATACGGTCCATTAGTTCTAGGTACCGCTACGATCATTTTCGAGTCTACCCCAGCATACCCAGATTACGGTAGATACTGGAGAATCATTGAACGTCACAGAGCTACCCATTTCTATGTTGCACCAACTGCCTTGAGACTGATCAAGCGTGTTGGTGAAGCTGAGATTGCCAAATATGACACTTCTTCTCTACGTGTCCTAGGTTCTGTTGGTGAACCAATCGCTCCAGAACTATGGGAATGGTACCATGATAAGATCGGTAACAAGAACTGTGTTATTTGTGACACTATGTGGCAAACCGAATCCGGTTCCCACTTGATTGCTCCTTTGGCCGGTGCTGTTCCAACTAAGCCAGGTTCCGCAACTGTTCCATTTTTCGGTGTTGATGCCTGTATTATCGACCCAGTTACTGGTATCGAGATTCAAGGTAACGACGTCGAAGGTGTTCTAGCAGTCAAATCCTCGTGGCCATCAATGGCCAGATCCGTCTGGGAAAACCACCACCGTTACATCGACACTTATTTGAAGCCATACCCAGGTTACTATTTCACAGGTGATGGTGCAGGTAGAGATCACGACGGTTACTACTGGATCAGAGGTAGAGTCGATGATGTTGTCAACGTCTCTGGCCATAGACTATCCACCGctgaaattgaatcatCTCTGGTTAACCACGAGAACGTTTCTGAAGCTGCCGTTGTCGGTATTAGTGATGAATTGACCGGTCAAGCTGTCATCGCTTTCGTATCTCTAAAGGACGGCTACGTACAGGAAAACGTTGCTGACTGTGATGCTGATCACATTACTCCTCAAAACATTCGTCGTGAGTTGATCTTACAAGTTAGAGGTGAAATTGGTCCATTCGCAGCTCCAAAGACAATTATCTTAGTCAGAGACCTACCAAAGACCAGATCTGGTAAGATTATGAGAAGAGtcttgagaaagattgCCTCCAATGAGGCTGAACAACTAGGCGACATGTCCACCTTGGCCAATGCCAATGTGGTTCCTGCCATTATCTCTGCTACAGAGAACCTAATTTTttgctga
- the SEC7 gene encoding Arf family guanine nucleotide exchange factor SEC7 (similar to Saccharomyces cerevisiae SEC7 (YDR170C); ancestral locus Anc_8.368), which produces MSNEETPQDSVASIAPDSTVSLSSSVEAVVPEPQQPEEVPERSQEEEHENENQDEQTNLNVVVDSPPKQEPVSKTSKHTRNISTVSSVAGHSNIKSTISLVKGTLQAIQEERDLKKHPNAQKMVERTLSRLSETMTQSNNDPHYLDSLLVFEVLRSTCRTKSTRIQLKALDCFSKLFSFRALDESLLVNPPDSSASNDQSQETSTTGITPPPKQKLIDAAIDTIAECFQGEGTDHRIELQIVRALSSCILVEDASSLCHGASLLKAVRTIYNIFIFSLSGSNQGIAQATLTQIVSSVFDKIDLQKLSEAPIASHKENSNASVEVEAGKEESPAQTPLTLRTMAAINDEDDERIVEADPQENGTGGGSSSTDDLFIKDAFLVFRAMAKISAKPLEADLDMRSHAVRSKLLSLHIIHSIIKDHVDVFLCRTAYVPGTENVTFLESVRQYLCLVLSRNAASSVFPVFEITSEILWLLISNLRAEFKREIPVFFTEIYFPISELTTSTPQQKRYFLSIVQRLCNDPRTLIEFYLNYDCNPGMPNVMEMMVDYLTRLALTRVEINQTQRSYYEEQLGRPLSTFSTGQVPLLSITNMSAATDVSQAVLPFPLEFALKMTSLNCIVSVLRSLSSWAHRALNTNLSLDNGTPRNLSRSVSSFGHAKRASSVFDSSNSIKSIAADELSTSAQSQDIDDPTQFDNLKQQKTELSACIKIFNNKPKKAIPELIKKHFLQDDSPKSIAEWLLNTDGLDLAAVGDYLGEGDETNIAIMHAFVDEFDFTGLSIVDALRNFLQKFRLPGEGQKIDRFMLKFAERFVDQNPGVFSKADTAYVLSYSLIMLNTDLHSSQIKNKMTLQEFLENNEGIDNGNDLPKDFMIGLFNEIAKNEIKLQSEQHQAMLSDDKTFVQQQQAPSAFNFFSSRDIVREAYMQVSKEISSKTELVFKNLNKTKEKNNIGVFHAASHVEHVKSIFETLWMSFLAALTPPFKDYDDLETTNKCLDGLKISIRISATFGIEYARKSFIGALVQFCNLQNLEEIKIKNVNAVIVLLEVALAEGNFFRESWKDVLLVVSQVERLQLISKGIDRESVPDVAQAKFASHRVSFESTRSNSTSFFEKWTKKATPSELAQEKHYNQSLSPEISKFISSSELVVLMDNIFTQSSKLSGNAIVDFIKALTDVSLEEVESSQDARTPRMFSLQKMIDVCYYNMDRIKVEWTPIWAVMGAGFNKIATNPNLAVVFFAIDSLRQLSMRFLDIEELSGFEFQSDFLKPFEYIVQNSGNTEVQTMIIECFRNFILTKSSKIKSGWKPILESLQYTAQSPNEAIVYKTYTLACNDIVANHFESVFAQESAFGELVAVFKEITKNQKSQKLSLHALEALKKMTQKIAAICFDKKESKEVRESHALLLRGKDVFHDIWFPMLFCFNDTIMTANDLEVRSRALNYMFDSLVAYGGEFDDEFWGKICTKLLFPIFGVLSKHWEVNQFNSHDDLTVWLSTTLIQALRNLIALFTHYFDSLNKMLDGFLGLLISCICQENDTIARIGRSCLQQLILQNVTKFDKSHWRDIGDVFNKLFDMTTATELFEYDPLHQGRRKSSVHQVSTSGSESTQTENGANGNIEETVQRAHQEEASEDVGNDMQAEQEETAADNNAKADLGRTESAPEADHVPQNNNLRPARRLVQTKSSEDLRRRITVKNSIVIKCVLNLLMIELLSELFENEDFARCIPHKEAAKITRLLEKSYEFARDFNEDYDLRTRLVEARVVDKIPNLLKQETSAAAVLINILFKLYLNDDDKKTELSERLIHICTNVVHGYVSLDDRTMERSINSWRPVIVEILQGYYEFDDDDFQQYCSVMYDLVLKILDKSVPTDLRHAIRIFLARVGELYIR; this is translated from the coding sequence ATGTCGAACGAAGAGACCCCACAGGACTCCGTGGCCTCAATTGCACCAGATTCTACTGTATCACTTTCTTCGAGTGTCGAGGCTGTAGTACCGGAACCACAACAACCTGAAGAGGTCCCGGAAAGGTCGCAAGAGGAAGAAcatgaaaatgaaaatcaAGATGAGCAGACGAATCTGAATGTGGTTGTTGATTCTCCTCCAAAACAGGAACCTGTTTCAAAAACCTCCAAGCACACGAGAAATATTTCGACAGTCTCTTCAGTCGCTGGTCACTCCAATATCaaatcaacaatttcacTTGTGAAGGGAACTTTACAAGCTATACAAGAGGAAAGAGATCTTAAAAAGCACCCAAATGCGCAGAAAATGGTGGAAAGGACTTTGAGTAGGCTCTCAGAGACAATGACTCAATCAAATAACGACCCACACTATCTGGATTCCTTATTAGTTTTCGAAGTATTAAGATCTACTTGCAGAACTAAGTCCACCAGGATACAGTTAAAGGCGTTGGATTGTTTCTCTAAATTATTCTCCTTCAGGGCCCTAGATGAATCGCTTTTGGTCAATCCTCCAGACTCTTCAGCTTCCAATGATCAAAGTCAGGAGACTTCAACCACTGGAATTACACCACCACCAAAGCAGAAGTTAATCGATGCAGCAATTGACACTATTGCAGAGTGTTTCCAAGGTGAAGGCACCGATCATCGGATTGAGTTACAAATAGTCAGAGCGCTATCGAGCTGCATACTCGTAGAGGATGCGAGCTCTCTATGCCACGGTGcttctcttttgaaagctgtAAGAACAATCTACAACATattcatcttttccttgaGTGGTTCAAACCAGGGTATTGCACAAGCTACGTTGACTCAAATCGTCTCATCCGTATTCGATAAGATAGATCTGCAAAAGCTCTCAGAAGCACCCATTGCTTCTCACAAGGAAAATTCAAATGCTTCAGTGGAGGTTGAAGCTGGCAAGGAAGAATCACCAGCTCAAACACCACTGACTCTGAGAACCATGGCGGCAATaaacgatgaagatgatgaaagaatcGTTGAGGCAGATCCACAGGAAAATGGCACCGGAGGAGGATCTTCAAGTActgatgatcttttcataAAGGATGCATTTTTGGTTTTTAGAGCTATGGCTAAAATTTCAGCCAAACCTTTGGAAGCTGATCTAGACATGAGATCTCACGCAGTTAGGTCCAAGTTGTTATCGCTGCATATCATACATTCGATAATCAAGGACCACGTTGACGTGTTTCTTTGCAGAACGGCGTACGTACCAGGTACTGAGAACGTTACCTTCCTAGAATCAGTTCGACAATATCTGTGCCTAGTGCTGTCCCGGAatgcagcttcttcagttttTCCTGTCTTTGAGATCACCTCGGAGATACTATGGCTTTTGATATCCAACCTGAGGGcagaattcaaaagagaaatacCGGTTTTTTTCACAGAAATCTATTTCCCAATATCAGAGCTAACTACTTCAACTCCACAACAAAAAAGATATTTTTTGAGCATTGTTCAGAGACTTTGTAACGACCCCAGAACGCTGATAGAGTTCTACCTAAATTATGATTGTAACCCTGGCATGCCCAACGTGATGGAGATGATGGTGGATTATTTAACGAGACTGGCTTTAACGCGGGTTGAAATCAATCAGACACAGAGGTCCTATTATGAAGAGCAACTTGGCAGACCCCTGTCAACTTTTAGCACTGGACAAGTACCGCTGTTATCTATTACAAACATGTCAGCAGCCACTGATGTGAGCCAGGCTGTTTTGCCCTTCCCTCTTGAGTTTGCACTGAAAATGACCTCTTTGAACTGTATTGTGTCCGTATTACGATCTTTGAGTTCCTGGGCACATCGCGCTCTGAATACGAACCTAAGCTTGGACAACGGAACACCTAGAAACCTGTCCCgttcagtttcttcattcGGGCACGCAAAGAGAGCTTCATCTGTCTTTGACTCTAGTAACAGTATAAAAAGTATTGCCGCTGATGAACTTTCCACTTCTGCCCAATCTCAAGACATAGACGACCCTACTCAATTTGACAACCTAAAGCAGCAAAAGACAGAACTTTCAGCGTGTATtaagatcttcaacaacaaaccaaagaaagctATCCCGGAATTAATCAAAAAGCACTTTTTGCAGGACGATTCTCCAAAGTCAATTGCCGAATGGCTTTTGAACACGGATGGCTTGGACTTAGCAGCGGTGGGTGACTACCTCGGCGAAGGAGATGAGACGAACATTGCAATAATGCACGCTTTTGTCGATGAGTTTGACTTTACCGGTCTGTCCATTGTTGATGCACTCAGAAATTTTCTTCAGAAATTCAGACTTCCAGGTGAAGGACAAAAGATTGATCGGTTTATGCTGAAGTTTGCAGAAAGATTTGTCGATCAAAACCCAGGCGTGTTTTCAAAGGCTGACACAGCATATGTTCTTTCTTATTCGTTGATTATGTTGAACACCGACTTACACTCCTCTCAAATTAAGAACAAAATGACCTTGCAAGAGTTTCTGGAGAATAATGAAGGTATAGACAACGGCAACGATTTGCCCAAGGATTTCATGATTGGCTTATTTAATGAGATTGCCAAAAATGAAATAAAGTTACAATCAGAACAACACCAAGCTATGCTGTCGGATGATAAGACCTTCGTACAGCAACAGCAGGCACCCTCGGccttcaactttttcagtAGCCGTGATATTGTCAGGGAAGCATATATGCAGGTTTCAAAggaaatttcttcaaagaccGAGCttgtcttcaaaaatttgaacaaaaccaaagagaagaacaatATTGGTGTCTTCCACGCGGCATCCCATGTGGAGCATGTTAAATCTATTTTCGAAACGTTATGGATGTCGTTCTTGGCTGCATTGACACCACCTTTCAAGGATTATGATGACTTAGAAACCACTAACAAATGTTTAGatggtttgaagatttccaTCAGAATTTCTGCCACTTTTGGAATCGAGTACGCAAGAAAATCATTCATTGGTGCATTGGTTCAGTTTTGTAACCTGCagaatttggaagaaattaaGATCAAGAATGTAAATGCGGTCATTGTACTTTTAGAAGTAGCACTAGCAGAAGGCAACTTTTTCAGAGAGTCGTGGAAGGATGTTTTGCTCGTTGTCTCGCAAGTGGAACGATTGCAGCTAATTTCGAAGGGTATTGATAGAGAAAGTGTTCCAGACGTTGCCCAGGCGAAATTTGCAAGTCATAGGGTGTCATTCGAATCTACTAGATCTAATTCAACTTCGTTCTTTGAGAAATGGACTAAAAAAGCCACTCCATCTGAACTGGCTCAAGAGAAACATTACAATCAAAGCCTGTCCCCAGAGATCTCCAAATTTATCTCATCGAGTGAGCTAGTTGTATTGATGGATAACATCTTCACGCAAAGTTCCAAACTCTCAGGAAACGCCATCgttgatttcatcaaggcTTTAACGGACGTTTCACTGGAAGAAGTCGAGTCATCGCAAGATGCTAGGACACCTAGAATGTTCTCATTGCAGAAGATGATTGACGTTTGTTACTATAATATGGACCGTATCAAAGTTGAATGGACACCTATTTGGGCTGTCATGGGCGCCGGTTTCAACAAAATCGCAACCAATCCAAACCTTGCGGTTGTCTTTTTCGCCATTGATTCCTTGCGTCAATTGTCTATGAGATTTTTAGACATTGAAGAGTTATCTGGTTTTGAATTCCAGAGCGATTTCCTGAAGCCCTTTGAGTACATTGTTCAAAACAGTGGAAACACTGAGGTTCAGACAATGATAATCGAGTGTTTCCGGAACTTTATACTGACGAAGTCAAGTAAGATCAAATCTGGTTGGAAACCTATACTGGAATCCCTCCAGTACACAGCCCAATCGCCAAATGAGGCAATTGTTTACAAGACCTACACTCTGGCATGTAATGATATCGTTGCTAATCATTTTGAGAGTGTTTTTGCTCAGGAATCAGCATTTGGTGAGCTAGTGGCAGTCTTTAAAGAGATaacaaaaaatcaaaaatctcaaaaaCTATCGTTGCACGCACTAGAAGCACTCAAGAAAATGACCCAAAAGATTGCCGCAATTTGTTTCGACAAGAAGGAGAGTAAGGAGGTGAGGGAATCCCATGCATTGTTATTACGTGGTAAGGATGTATTCCACGATATATGGTTTCCTATGTTGTTTTGTTTCAACGATACCATCATGACCGCAAACGATCTGGAAGTGAGATCGCGTGCATTGAACTACATGTTTGATTCCCTAGTGGCGTATGGTGGTGAATTTGACGACGAATTTTGGGGCAAGATCTGTACGAAGCTATTATTCCCTATTTTCGGAGTCCTCTCGAAGCATTGGGAAGTCAACCAATTCAACAGTCACGATGATTTGACCGTTTGGCTTTCTACGACGTTGATCCAGGCTCTGAGAAATCTGATTGCCTTATTCACCCATTATTTCGATTCCTTAAACAAGATGTTAGATGGATTCCTTGGTCTATTGATCTCATGTATTTGTCAAGAAAACGACACAATTGCAAGGATTGGTAGGTCGTGCTTGCAGCAACTGATCTTACAGAACGttaccaaatttgataaatctCACTGGAGGGACATTGGAGACgttttcaacaaactgTTTGACATGACTACCGCAACCGAGCTATTCGAGTACGATCCGCTGCACCAGGGAAGACGTAAATCGTCCGTCCACCAGGTGTCAACATCAGGCAGCGAATCTACTCAAACTGAAAATGGAGCCAACGGCAACATCGAGGAGACAGTGCAAAGGGCACATCAGGAAGAAGCTAGTGAAGATGTGGGTAACGACATGCAAGCcgaacaagaagaaaccgCTGCAGACAACAACGCCAAAGCCGATCTCGGTAGAACAGAGTCTGCCCCAGAGGCCGACCACGTCCCACAAAACAATAACCTTCGTCCCGCACGCAGGCTGGTACAGACCAAGAGTAGCGAAGATCTGCGCCGCAGAATAACGGTTAAAAACTCGATCGTTATCAAATGTGTCTTAAACTTGCTCATGATAGAACTACTAAGTGAACTCTTCGAGAATGAAGATTTTGCCCGCTGCATACCTCATAAGGAAGCTGCCAAGATTACCAGACTGCTGGAAAAGTCCTACGAGTTTGCTCGTGATTTCAACGAGGACTACGACCTCAGAACAAGGCTGGTAGAGGCCCGCGTAGTCGACAAGATCCCAAACCTACTCAAGCAAGAAACCAGCGCCGCAGCAGTGCTCATCAAcatccttttcaagctctaTCTCAACGACGACGACAAGAAAACTGAACTAAGCGAGCGTTTGATCCACATCTGCACAAACGTGGTCCACGGCTATGTATCACTCGATGACCGCACCATGGAGCGTAGCATTAACTCCTGGCGACCAGTTATTGTCGAGATCCTACAAGGTTACTACGAATTCGACGACGATGACTTCCAGCAGTACTGCTCCGTCATGTACGACTTAGTGCTCAAGATTCTCGACAAGAGTGTTCCCACAGACCTAAGGCACGCCATTAGGATCTTCCTCGCTAGGGTTGGTGAACTTTACATTCGCTAA